CAAAAGCCATTCACAACAAGTGAAATGGCATTTTCAGGACGAATTCCACGAGCACGGCAATAAAACAACTGCTCCTCATTGATTTTGGAGGTAGTAGCCTCATGTTCCACCGAGGCAGAAGAATTCCGAATGTCCAAATGAGGAAAAGTATGTGCACCACAACGATTGCCAATAAGCAAAGAATCGCATTGTGTATAATTTCGTGCATTTTCCGCTTTAGGCATAACACGAACCATTCCCCTATAGGTATTTTGACTCATACCTGCGGATATGGTTTTACTGATAATCGTGCTGCGAGTATTCTTTCCGATATGTATCATTTTGGTACCTGTATCGGCTTGTTGTTTGTTCCGTGTTAACGCTACCGAATAAAACTCGCCCGTCGAGTTATCTCCCTGCAAAATACAACTGGGATATTTCCATGTAATGGCAGAACCCGTCTCTACCTGTGTCCATGAAATCCGAGAATTGTCTCCCACACATTTACCCCGTTTTGTAACAAAGTTGAAAATACCGCCTCGACCTTCTTCATCACCTGCATACCAGTTTTGAACAGTAGAATAACGAATCGTAGCATTCTTATGGGCAACAAGTTCAACTACAGCCGCATGCAACTGATTTTCATCACGAATAGGAGCGGTACATCCCTCCAAATAACTTACCTCCGCACCTTCATCCGCTATAATCAATGTCCGCTCAAATTGCCCCGTCTGTGCAGAATTAATTCGGAAGTAAGTAGACAAATCCATCGGACATTTAACCCCTTTCGGGACATAAACAAACGAACCATCACTAAAAACAGCCGAATTTAAACTTGCATAAAAATTATCACTGGGCGGAACAACCGAACCCAAATAGCGTTGCACCAACTCCGGGTAATTGCGAATTGCTTCCGACATAGAACAAAAAATAATTCCGAATTTTCCTAATATCTCTTGATGGGTCGTTGCCACAGAAACACTATCGAAAACCGCGTCCACAGCAATTCCTACCAATCTTTTCTGCTCTTCTAACGGAATACCTAATTTCTCAAAAGTTTTAAGTATCTCCGGCTCTACCTCTTCTATACTATTAGATTTCTTTTTCATTTTCGGTGCCGCATAATAACGAATGGCTTGAAAATCCGGCGTTTTGTATTTAATAAAAGCCCAATGCGGTTCTTGCATTTGTGTCCAGGTGCGATATGCTTTCAATCGCCATTCAGTCATCCATTCCGGCTCTTCTTTTTTTTCGGATATTTTACGGATTATATCCTCATTCAAACCAAACGGGAATGGTTCTTCTTCTATGGGAGTTACCCAACCATAGGCATATTCTTTATTCACAAAATCATTTATCGCAGACATATCTTCGCCATTCTTCGTGGTGCCGTTTTTCTCTTTTTCAGGTATGTTCATCTTTATTTCAGACATCTTTATCAGGCTCCCCTGATTAATTGTTTCTTTATATAGCAAAACACCATTTGTATATAGATTATTCCTATATACAATTACCCAACCGAAGCAAGGACACTT
The Candidatus Hydrogenedens sp. genome window above contains:
- the sufB gene encoding Fe-S cluster assembly protein SufB, translating into MSAINDFVNKEYAYGWVTPIEEEPFPFGLNEDIIRKISEKKEEPEWMTEWRLKAYRTWTQMQEPHWAFIKYKTPDFQAIRYYAAPKMKKKSNSIEEVEPEILKTFEKLGIPLEEQKRLVGIAVDAVFDSVSVATTHQEILGKFGIIFCSMSEAIRNYPELVQRYLGSVVPPSDNFYASLNSAVFSDGSFVYVPKGVKCPMDLSTYFRINSAQTGQFERTLIIADEGAEVSYLEGCTAPIRDENQLHAAVVELVAHKNATIRYSTVQNWYAGDEEGRGGIFNFVTKRGKCVGDNSRISWTQVETGSAITWKYPSCILQGDNSTGEFYSVALTRNKQQADTGTKMIHIGKNTRSTIISKTISAGMSQNTYRGMVRVMPKAENARNYTQCDSLLIGNRCGAHTFPHLDIRNSSASVEHEATTSKINEEQLFYCRARGIRPENAISLVVNGFCKEVFEHLPMEFAVEATRLLSVSLEGSVG